A stretch of DNA from Methanolinea mesophila:
TTCGACCCGGCCGATGCATTCCCGTAGAGTGCGGCCATATCAAGGGACTGGCCTGCATCGGTGTGCCCGGATGCATTCGCGCTGCTGCCGAAGCTCATGGTGCCGATGAGGATCTCAGCATCTGTCGAGGACTGTTCAGTGCCGGAACCGGCATGAGTCCCGGTGAATCCGTATGCCGCAGTCATGTCACCATTCTGGGTTGCATGGGCGCTTCCCGAGGTGTCGGTCTCCTGGGAAATATTCATGCTCCCGAGGATAATTCCCGAACCTTCCCCGGTGACGTTGCCGGTTCCGTCGTCAGACCGGGCTTGGGCACTCCCGAAGAGTGCAGCCATGTCCAGGGACTGGCCTGCATCGGTATTCCCGTTCGCGGTTGCGGAGCCTTCGAAGTCCATGCTTCCGAGGACGATACGGGTGTCAGTCGATGAGGTCTCGCCTCCGGACCCGGCGTGTCCGGACGTTCCTCCCATGGCGGCAGTCATCGTTCCGCTCTGGGTCGCCTGGGCGCTTCCCGAAGTATCCGCCTGCTGGGTCAGGTTCATCGTACCGACTGCAATACGTGCGGACTGGGATGTCATGTTCCCGCCGTGGTCCATGGCGAAGGTCCGTGCGAAACCGGCAATGGCATCCATTCCCGTGTCCTGTGATGCAGCGGTGGTCTGCTGGCTCGCCGTCGTGGTCCCTTCGAACGTCATCAGGCCGGCGAACATGCCCGCACCGGTGCCGGAGCGGTCACCCTCCTGCGAATGGGCAGCACCGAATGAATTTCCCGCAATTCCGGCAGCCATGCCGCTCTGGGATGCGGTCGCACTGTGGTCGGTGTTCGCGGACTGGACTGCGTTAAGGATCCCCCCGATGAACCCGGCAGACTGGACCGCGGAATTGCCCGCCTGGTCATGGGATGCCGCGAACGCGGATCCGAATCCCGCGACCATGGCGACGTCCTGCGAGGCATTCGTGGTGGCGTTGGCGGTCGCAGTCGCGTTATACGTCATGAACCCGGCTCCCACCGTGGACCCGGTCGTCGAGTTCGCCCCGGTGAATGCGGTTGCGATGCCGAGCGTATTGGCGAAAAGACCGGCAAAGAATCCGCTCTGGCTCGCAGCGGCGCTCGTATTGGTATTTGCCGTGAGAGAGACGTTATTCACACCCACCGTATATGCATTGGACTCGGTTGCCGTAGTTCCCTGTGCATCACGCGCCCCGCTCACCGACGCCCCGGCGAGTGCATCGCTCGTGGTCTGCTGGGCGACCGAGGTGGTTCCCTGGCCGGCATATGCCTGTTGCGACGACGAAGAACTTCCCCCGTACGTCTCCGTATACGTATAGGACGAGTCACCGTCGTGGCTTACCGCACCGCTCGCCGCGAATACGAAGTCGGCCCCCTCGACAGTACTCTCCTGCGACGCGGTTGCCCCTCCGTTATCGCCGGCCGACATCGTGGCCGAATAACTTTCCGGGTTCTGTGCAATGACATTCGAGAGCGCGACATCGTGATCGGCGGTTGCAGAAAGCGATAACGACGAACTCCCATCATTTATGACAAACGTGACCGCTGACGCGGCGTTGACGAGAAACAGACCTATCACTAGCAGGATAACTAATTTCTTGAGTATGGTGACACCCCCAGAAGCGACCTGAAGTATAGGACGTTTTACATTTGAGTATATATGGACTTTGATTTATTCTGAATTTCCCGAAAGCTCTTCTTCCTATGCAAGATAAAATTATCGTCGCTTCCTCAAAATATTTTATAAATGTATTCTTTTATGTTTTCTGGGTACCCCCGGAGTTCCTCTTCCTATGCAAAATAAACTTTTCGCCTCTTCTGCAACAGTTCATCCAGGTATCCGGCCCCGTCCACGCCCGCGAATACCGTTTCACCTTTCTATTTTCCTCTTTTTCTTATCCAAGGAGCCGACAAGGTTTACTATGAGTGAAGGACAGACCTATCCGTAGAAGGTGACGAAGGTGGCCGAATCTCCCGATAACCCGATCACGGTGGTACGCATCCACTATGTACGACAAGGTTGCGAACCGCAGTTTGAAGCGGAATTAAACAAGCTCCTGGATCCTTTCACTGCCACTCCGGGTAACCTGGGACTCTTTATTTTCCGGCCGGGGAAGTACCACGACGGGGTGTACCGGATCGTCTACAAGTTTGCGTCCCGGGGGAACCTGGACCTGTGGCACGATTCCCCGACGTACCACGCATGGCTCGAGACGGAGAAGAATCTCACCATCGCCCCTCCGGCAACCAGGGAGATCACCGGGCTCGAGACCTGGTTCACGCTCCCCGGGCAGAACGTCCTCAAACCCCCGACGAAGGCCCGCCAGGCGGTCGTCACCTGGTTCGCGGTCCTTCCGGTCTCGATCTTCATCTCGCTCCTCACCGATCCGTTCCTTGAAGGAACGTCATTCCTCGTCCAGAAAGTGGTGTTTGTCACGCTGTTAGTAGTCATCCTGACCTGGCTCGTGATGCCGGTCATGTCGCGGATCGCTGCACCCTGGCTCTACCCGAAGGAGGATCAGGAGTCCGACGGGGAGAACGTGATGGATTCATTGTGAGAACGCGGGGACATTCCCGCTTCCCGGACCCGTTTCGCCTCCTGCCGGCGTTGTTTTCGCAGGTCGGGGCCACCGGACCATTTGCGCACCTGCGACAGTGCACTGCCCGGCTCTGAAGAGAGAATAATCCGGTAAACCCGGAAATTTTCGCAGGAATAATATAATTCCTCTTGTAAAGACGTATCTTACACGTAATCCGGGAAGGGAACAACAATGGACGCAACTATTCTCTGGCTGGTCCCAATCGCATATTTCATTCATATTCTCGAGGAAACCCCGAGGTTTGTCCCTTGGGCGAAGCGGTATCTTTCCGCACCCTCCACGTTCGGCCAGTTCGTCCTCGGGAACGTCATTTTCATGGCGTACGTCCTTGCCGCGGTGGGCCTCGCAATATTTTATCCAGGCGAATGGACGCTTGTTCTCGGATTGTCTACCGCGGCATGGGCATTTTCAAATTTCCTGATCCATGCATCCCTCACCCTCTACACGGGGGAATATTCTCCGGGGGTAGTGACTGCCAGCGCACTCTACGCCCCCATCACCGTATATATCTACGCGACCTTTTTGGAATCCGGTATGGTAAGCACATTCGATATCGTCGCGTCCGTCATCATCGGTTTTGCAATCATGTACGTCCCCACGTTCGTACAGGTCTGGAGAGGGAAGAAGAACCACCTTTTCGAGGACCACGCTTCACAAAAGAGTGAGTGATCGGTTTCTCCGGCGGAATCCCGGTGTGCATTATTGTTTCAATATTCCACGGGTTCATCCACCGTCCCTGTGACCGGACCGGGGCGTTCACGTCCAACGGACCCTCGTGACCGGGTGAGATGAAAAAATCCACCCGGGAATCGCGGATTTTTACAATCCCTTCACAAGGTTCCGCTTCTGGATGGCCTTCGTAGTAAAGAAGAACACCGCCGTCACGCCGGCAAGCACGGCACAATCGATAAACGGGGAAAGTACGGACGACCCGGCCATGGCGCCGTTGAACAGGTCCACGAGGTACGCCAGCGGCGAGCAGTATGCAAGGACCTGTGCGGCCCCTTCCAGCTGCGAGAGCGGAATGAAGATTCCCGAGATGAATATGAGCGGGAACCGGACCAGGTTCGAGAAGATCATCACGTTTGGCGGACTGTCGGATGCCGGCGACGCGAGCAGGGCACCAAGCGCAGCACACGAAAACGTACCGAGGATGAAGGCGAGGGCGAACAGCCAGGGATTCGTCACCGGGACCGGAACGAAGAATGTGCTCGCGATCCAGACAAGAAGGCCGATACCGAGCCCGAAAATAACCCCCGCCACGACATCGCCGAGGATGATGGAATCCTGGGTGACCGGGTACGAGAGGAGCCGCTCGTAGGTCTTCTCCCGCTTCTCCCACGGCGTGATGAGCGGGCCTACCGAGGATGCGGTGAAGAACACCATCATCCCGAGAAATGCCGGGAAGAACGTGACAAGGTCGAGCTTCCGGCCTACGAAGAACGCGAAGAACATGAAGAGCGGGAACAGGACCCCGAACATCAGGACGGGCGGCTTCGTGTAATAGAGCCGCATGTTCTTGCCGGTGATGACGAAGATACCCTGGAGGAGCACCGGGACTTCCATCATTCACACTCCGTGAGCTGCACGAAGGCCTCCTCGAGGCTCGGGCCGGACGTCGAAAGCGAGGTGATGCCAAGCGATCGTTCGCCCGCCTGCCCCACGAGATACTTCAGGACGAGGTCCGGGTTGTCGGTGTAAAGCCGCCACTTGTCGCCGCAGGGCTCGGCCCGGAGGATCCCGTCCGCGAGAAAGAGATCTTCTGTCACGGGCCGGTCAAACGAGACCTCGACCGATTGGGTGGTGTCGAACATCTTTTTCAGCCGCTCGGGGCTGTCCTGTGCCACGATCTTTCCCCTGTTGATGATACAGACGGTCTGGCAGAGCATGTTCGCCTCCTCGATGTTGTGCGTGGTGAGAAAGATCGTGCTGCCCTCGCCGTTCATCTCCCGGATGGTATCGATCACCAGCCGGCGGCTCTGCACGTCCAGTCCGCTCGTGGGCTCGTCGAGGAACAGGATCTTCGGCCGGTGGACGATGGCGCAGCCGATGCTCACCCGCTGCTTCATCCCCTTCGAAAACGTCCGGACCGGAAGGTGGCGTTTCTCGTACAGTCCCATCCGCGAGAGGATCTCACCGACACGGGCATTCCTCGCGGACCGGGGCATCCCGTAGAGCTGCCCGCTGAGGTGCAGGTTCTGTTCGGCGGTGAGGTCGCCGTACACGGTGCTGCTCTCCGGGATGACGCCCATCTGCATCTTGGCTGCGACCGGGTGCCGGTGGATGTCGATCCCGTTGATCCGGACCGTTCCCGCGTCGGGTACAAGCACTCCGGTGAGCATCCGCATGGTCGTCGTCTTCCCGGCCCCGTTCGGACCGAGGAACCCGAAGATCTCCCCTTCCCGTACAGAGAGGCTGACATCGTCGACTGCCAGGACGGGACCGAACCGCTTGACCAGGTTCCCGGTTTCCACTGCCGCCATTTATTGTTTCGCCGATTTCAGGGCCGCGATCTTCCTGTCGATCTCCGCGATCCGCTCCAGGAAGTATCCCTTATGGTCTTCGAGCAGCCGGATCTCGTCCTCGATCGTCATCGTCGCCGGGCAGCTGCAGGAGCAGCCGCACTCTGATCTCTCATTCGAGGCAAATTTTCCCGTCGGACTACAACACATACGTCGTTCTCCTCCTTGCGATCAATTACTATCAATCGGATAGTATTAAAAATACCCAGTGAATAGTAATGCAGTGACTATGGAACCTCATAGCGACCACCTGTGTCTCTGCCCGCTGGAAGGCATCATCAATATCATCGCCAGGAAATGGGCGGTCCTCGTCATCAGCATCATCGGCCACCGCGAGAAGATCCGGTTCAACGAGATCATGGAACGGCTCGACGGCATAAGCCCGAGGACGCTCTCCGACATCCTCAAGGACCTCCGGCAGGCGAACCTCATTCACCGGGAGTCGTTCTCCGAGATCCCCCCCAGGGTCGAATATTCGCTGACCGAGGACGGCAAGAAGCTCTGCGAGGCCGTCCAGCCTCTTATCCGGTGGGCGCTCGAACGGGACGCCACTCACTCAGAACGGTGCCGGGGGAACTGTCACGACGAGCCGGTGAGCCGGAAGCGGAAATTACCGGAATAGAGTGGAGAAAATGAAAAAAGGAATTGTCCCCGGTGAGAGGACCAGGTTCACGTGCCGGACTATCGTTATTACTCATGACAGACCGTAATGACTGAGGATGATTCCATGGTTACCCTGACACAGGAGATCAAAGAATCGCTGCAGGGAACGAAGCTCGCGTTCCTGGCGACATCGTCGAAGAAAGGCATTCCGAATGCAGTCCCGATCGCGGCGTTCAAGTTGTGGGACGACGGGACGGTGCTCATCTCCGACCAGTACTTCAACAAGACGCTCGAGAACGTGAGGGAGAACCCGGAGGTCGCCCTGTCGTGGTGGGGGGAGAAAGGGGGTTTCCAGATCAAGGGCACCGCCACGGTCCACAAGGACGACGAGGTCTTTGCCAAGAACGTTGCCTGGATGAAGGAAGGCTGGCCCACGTTCGTGCCCAAGGGTGCGGTGCTCGTGAAGATCACCGGGGTGTACGCGGTGAAACCGGGCCCCGAACCGGGAAAGAAGATCCTGTGACCCGCGGTTGAATGGTCTCTGGCAGGAATTCTTTCCTTCCAGAGGCAATCTTCTCACCCTTCCCGTTGAAACCGGGCGATGGCCGGACCGTGGGCCACTCCCGGAGCCGGGTCACCGGCTGAACATTTTACCCGGTTTTCGCGTTCCTGATCTTGGTCAGAGTGATGGATAAGAGCAGGAGTATTACCCCGCCT
This window harbors:
- a CDS encoding antibiotic biosynthesis monooxygenase, giving the protein MTKVAESPDNPITVVRIHYVRQGCEPQFEAELNKLLDPFTATPGNLGLFIFRPGKYHDGVYRIVYKFASRGNLDLWHDSPTYHAWLETEKNLTIAPPATREITGLETWFTLPGQNVLKPPTKARQAVVTWFAVLPVSIFISLLTDPFLEGTSFLVQKVVFVTLLVVILTWLVMPVMSRIAAPWLYPKEDQESDGENVMDSL
- a CDS encoding HXXEE domain-containing protein; its protein translation is MDATILWLVPIAYFIHILEETPRFVPWAKRYLSAPSTFGQFVLGNVIFMAYVLAAVGLAIFYPGEWTLVLGLSTAAWAFSNFLIHASLTLYTGEYSPGVVTASALYAPITVYIYATFLESGMVSTFDIVASVIIGFAIMYVPTFVQVWRGKKNHLFEDHASQKSE
- a CDS encoding ABC transporter permease; this encodes MMEVPVLLQGIFVITGKNMRLYYTKPPVLMFGVLFPLFMFFAFFVGRKLDLVTFFPAFLGMMVFFTASSVGPLITPWEKREKTYERLLSYPVTQDSIILGDVVAGVIFGLGIGLLVWIASTFFVPVPVTNPWLFALAFILGTFSCAALGALLASPASDSPPNVMIFSNLVRFPLIFISGIFIPLSQLEGAAQVLAYCSPLAYLVDLFNGAMAGSSVLSPFIDCAVLAGVTAVFFFTTKAIQKRNLVKGL
- a CDS encoding ABC transporter ATP-binding protein, whose protein sequence is MAAVETGNLVKRFGPVLAVDDVSLSVREGEIFGFLGPNGAGKTTTMRMLTGVLVPDAGTVRINGIDIHRHPVAAKMQMGVIPESSTVYGDLTAEQNLHLSGQLYGMPRSARNARVGEILSRMGLYEKRHLPVRTFSKGMKQRVSIGCAIVHRPKILFLDEPTSGLDVQSRRLVIDTIREMNGEGSTIFLTTHNIEEANMLCQTVCIINRGKIVAQDSPERLKKMFDTTQSVEVSFDRPVTEDLFLADGILRAEPCGDKWRLYTDNPDLVLKYLVGQAGERSLGITSLSTSGPSLEEAFVQLTECE
- a CDS encoding winged helix-turn-helix transcriptional regulator, which gives rise to MEPHSDHLCLCPLEGIINIIARKWAVLVISIIGHREKIRFNEIMERLDGISPRTLSDILKDLRQANLIHRESFSEIPPRVEYSLTEDGKKLCEAVQPLIRWALERDATHSERCRGNCHDEPVSRKRKLPE
- a CDS encoding pyridoxamine 5'-phosphate oxidase family protein, giving the protein MTEDDSMVTLTQEIKESLQGTKLAFLATSSKKGIPNAVPIAAFKLWDDGTVLISDQYFNKTLENVRENPEVALSWWGEKGGFQIKGTATVHKDDEVFAKNVAWMKEGWPTFVPKGAVLVKITGVYAVKPGPEPGKKIL